Part of the Leishmania major strain Friedlin complete genome, chromosome 7 genome is shown below.
CCCGCTGGCCGCACCGTGACCTTGGCGGAGTTGACGGAATACCTCAAGTCGAAGGCGATGGACCCGGCGAACGTGAAGGATATTCGCCttcgcggccgctgcgcgttCGCGGATACGACGACAGTAGAGGAGGCGCGCCACCTGATCGCGCAGCTGGACAACCACGACTACAAGGGCAAGTTCCGTCTGGCGGTGCAGATGAGCAAACAGACCATGGCCGAGGCGAAGGAGAACAAGCGCAAGCGCCAGGAGGCGCGCGGCACCAAacagggggaagagggccaCTACGTGAACGAAGGCCGTCAGGTTTTTGTGAACCTCGGCCCTGCCGGCAAGGACATCCCCAACGAGACCATTCGCAGCAGGATCGAGGCTATCTGCTCGGTTCTGCGTTTCGAGCGCCGTGGCTACTGCATGTACGTCGACGTGCCCACCGCCGAGGATACGAggcgggtggtggcagcgctgaACAACATGATGATTGgcgaggtgcgcgtgctggtgcAGATCAGCACCTTGGTCCGCAAGCGTGAGcgctcgccgcagcgcgttcGCGATGCTCCTCGCCGCGGAGGTGACCGTCACGAACGTGActcgcaccaccaccgccgccgcagcgacagccgcgagggtcgccgccgtca
Proteins encoded:
- a CDS encoding splicing factor ptsr1-like protein; the protein is MSQSLSRSGSQRGVATRSASRSASGSRSSSNSMRLPGPTAASATVAEPAAVPAAVETTTDDAGQPHAPEKEVASIFIGMGPAGRTVTLAELTEYLKSKAMDPANVKDIRLRGRCAFADTTTVEEARHLIAQLDNHDYKGKFRLAVQMSKQTMAEAKENKRKRQEARGTKQGEEGHYVNEGRQVFVNLGPAGKDIPNETIRSRIEAICSVLRFERRGYCMYVDVPTAEDTRRVVAALNNMMIGEVRVLVQISTLVRKRERSPQRVRDAPRRGGDRHERDSHHHRRRSDSREGRRRHHRSRRSYTPSSRSTSSYSSRSRSHSRGRRSYSPDSEDSRDRRSRRGGYHGSDRRRGGRAERGSDRRERRGDERRTRR